In the Ignavibacteria bacterium genome, TCCCACCACCGTCCGCTCGTTTGTCCGAACAACACTACTGCCCAGATGGTATAGACCAGAGCGCAGGCAGTAGCTCCGATCCGCGGCACTCTCCCAGTGGCTCGTAACACGCTGAGAAGGGCGCAAGCCCCATACGCAGCTATCCAGATCAGGCCATCTGCGTCGTTGAACTGCACAACTGTGAATCCGATGAAGACGGCCGCCATGGCCCATGAGATCACACGCATCTGAACTCCAAGTGTCTATCCGTAGTTTGGTCGGCATAAACTACCACACAGAGGAACATCCCGTGAACTATCGTCTATTTGGTCGCAGTGCAATGCGCGTTTCTGAACTCTGTCTCGGAACAATGACCTTTGGCAATGATTGGGGTACCGGAAGCGACTATGAAACCTCGAAGAAGGTCTTTGATGCCTATGCAAATGCCGGTGGCAACTTCATCGATACGGCCAATCGATACACGGAGGGTACCAGTGAGACCTATCTGGGTGACTTCCTTTCTGCAGATAGAGATCATTTCGTAGTGGCAACGAAATACACGCTGTATACGCGGATGGGTGACCCAAACTTTGCCGGCAATCATCGCAAGAATATGGTCAGGGCCCTGGATGAATCGCTAAAGCGATTGAAGACCGATCATATCGATCTGTACTGGGTTCATGCTTGGGATGATACCATGCAGCCAGATGAACTCATGAGGAGTCTGGAATACCTTGTCTCCAGCGGCAAGGTCCTCCACATCGGGATCAGCGACACACCTGCGTGGATCGTGTCGTGTTGTAATTCTATCGCTGAACTGCGCGGTTGGAGCCCCTTTGTTGGACTTCAAGTCGAATACTCACTTGTGAACCGAGACGCAGAGAGAGATCTGCTGCCAATGGCTCAAGCGTTCGGACTCACTGTTACGCCGTGGTCCCCGCTCGGAGCCGGAGTTTTATCGGGAAAGTACCTCCAGACGAAGTCCGTAGAAGGTGTTCGGCTTAAGCCTGATAGCCTCCGCCTTTCCGAGCGAAATCTTCGTATCGCCTCAGTCGTTGCTGAAGTAGCAGCCGAACTCGGTGTGAGTTCGCCACAAGTTGCATTGGCATTTCTCCGGAAGCATCAACCCGGCGTGATCCCGATCATCGGTGCACGCAATGAAAAGCAGTTGCTGGACAACCTAGGCTCCCTAGATGTAGTGTTATCCGCAGATCACATGCAGAGATTGCGTGAGGTGAGTTCAGTGGTCTTGGGGTGGCCGCATGACTTTCTTGCGGGTGAGAACATCCAGAACCTTATGTTCGGCGGAACACGATCACAGATCCGGTGATACACTCATGTCAGCGTGATCCGCTGAACACAGAAAGGTAAAGGCATGGTACGTCGAGTACAACGTTTGTTCTTAGGCAGTATCCTCATCGGTACTGTGATTCTCCTCGCATCTTTCGGCGTGCAGTCTCAGGATGAAGCCGCTCTCTTCTCAACGAAGAAGCAAGTAGGAACGATCTCGTTCCAAATCACCAAGGACAGCAGCGCACATGTGGATCTGATGAAGTATAAGGTCACCGGATCTGCACCCCTTTCGCGCATTCATGGAGATACGCTCCTCCAGAGTTCCGATCTCATGGCTGTGAAGATCACACCATGGCCTGGTTACCAGCCATCAACGATCTCCGTTCCAAAACAAGGGATCACCGATCAGCCGGTTCTTGTGATCCTGATCAACGACTAGAATTCACCCAATACGTTGTCATAAGCCCCTTGCCTCGTATGTCAAGGGGCTCTCTTTTTTCTAGTGAGAATTCCTGATGCATGGCAAGCTTCTGCGCAACATCTGCGGTGCACAGAATTCTGCCTGGATGAGAATGTTCTTCCATACGTGCGGCAACGTTCACAGTATCGCCCCATACATCATAGGAAAGCCGTGAACCACCCATTACGCCGGCGATCACCGGGCCAGAATTGATCCCGATGCGAAGCTTTCTAGCATCGACGGGAAGGTCAGCATTTCCAGAAACGATCTCCAGCGCTGCTCGCACCATATGCTCCGTGTGGTCGGAGCTATGGGATGTTGCACCGCTGATGGCCATGTAGGAGTCACCGATAGTTTTGATTCGTTCACAGCCGTATCGAGAAAAGACACCATCAAGGCTTGTGAACAGCGACTCCAACCATTGAACAAGAACCTCCGGAGTCTGCGTCGAGGCCATCTCGGTGAAACCCACAACGTCTACGAATAGGATCGTCACATCAGTAATGCGGTCAGCGATCCGTGTCTCTCCAGACATAAGCCTGTCGGCAATATGCTGTGGTACCACAGCGTTCAGGATCTTCGTTCTCTCTTCATCCCGCTGCCGTATCGTTTCGCGTTCGTTGTCGAGTCGGGAGCGGAAGGACGTGAGTTCGATCGTACGTTCAACCTCCTTCTCGTAGACCATCTTCTGTATACGATCGCACTCGGACTGGACCCGGTAGGCCTCTTCCCAGCGTTCTTCAGAGACATACCAATCAACTAGGTCCTTGGCGTAGATGATCGCCATGTGGTGGTCTTCGATCGCGATCAGAGCATCAAACACGGTGTGGAGTCGTGAAATAGCCTCGGATCTCGATCCTTCTGCCCATTCGATATCGGCCAGTGTGGCCTGCACCTCGTTAGTGAGTGGATGTCCAGGATTCAACTGTACAATGGAAAGCGCCTCGAGTGCAGCTGTGCGCGCCAAACTGAGTTCATCGAGTACTTTCTGGAGTCCGGCAATGCCGATCAACGACCTGATCTGTGCATCAACGTTCGACGTTGACACCGCGAATGCGTGTGCTGCTGAATACGCTAAAGCCGACTCAGAAAACCGCTCAAGTCGCTTGAGCGCGATCGATCGATTCAGGAGAACTGCGCTGTTGAGAGCCGGGCGTGAGAGCACGATAGGATCTTCGACCAAAAGATCATAGACCGTTAATGCCTCTTCATTCCTGCCGACGTTTTGGTACAACGATGCCAGATTGATCCGTGTTGTGATGAGACTTGTCTCTGACCCAGGCATCGTTGAAAATGTAAGCAAACACTGTTCATACATGGTGATCGAACGGACCACATCACCAGTTGCAACACTTGCGTGGGCCATGTTAGCATAGATCTTTGCCGCCATAACCTCGTCCTGCTCCTCCAATGCCAGTTGATGAGCTATCTCAAAGGAACTCATTGCGTCAGAAAAACGCTGAAGTCCTAGGAAGACGAATCCCCTCTTCTGATGCAGAGCGATCAACTCTTCGCTATCTGCTTCAGGGTGTGATGTCATCGTCTCGTCAAGAACCGTAAGGGCCTCACCCAATGAACCGGCGTCCAAAAGCACGTGGGCACGTAGCAGAGCCGTGGCGATACTATACGGTGAGGTCCTTCCAAGCCTACGCTCGTCAAAGAGGCTTTGCAGAAGAACCAACGTCCCATCGAGATCATGGACGACGTATCTCTCGAGTGCTAGGCACAGCGCAGGAACAGGTGGGACTTGCAGGTCTGCATCCCCACTACGAAACCTGTCCAGAAGGACGGAGATCTTCTTCGGGTCCAGAAATAGCAGTGTGGAACGAAGATTGTTGGAAGACATATTTTCCAGTACCTCTATAAACTGCTCTTTATCGTATGTTCAGTCGGGGTTGATGAATTTATCCACAATTGAGGGAATACGGTCATGAGAGTTTCGCAAACGAGAGTCTTTGTAGTTGCTGCATTTGCAGTGTTCGCTTTAGTGCATCTCATTGGATGTCAGGACAAGAAAGCTGAATCGACGCCAGGAACTGAATCGGTAGCCGTTGTGAAGGACTCGATCGGTGGTGGTGGACCGTCGATGTTGAGCTTTACTACGTATCGTGATATGGGTACGGTTGATTCGACCTTTTCCTATATGAACGATTCAACAAAGGCCGCTAATAAGATCAGTCTAAAGACACGTACCGTTACCGGTACGGTGATTGCAGACTCTGTGTCGAACGGCTTTATCAAGACGCGTACACAGGTGACGTTTACGTCCTTTACACCTGCCTGGGTCTCGACGAAGACGATTGGATCGCCGCCTTCAACCGGTGTCGCTGATCAGCCTGTCCGTGTGATCACAACCGAGATCGATCCAGCTCTTCCTCCGTCGAAGAAGTAGAAGAAATCCAATAGGTCGAAAGAAGCCCCTTGCCTTTGATGTCGAGGGGCTTGTGTTTTTCAAAGGTGAACCCCGACACATTCCGCAATACGTGTTCAACAGACTCTGAGCAGAGGATCCTCCCCGGTTGCGAGTTCTCCTCAATTCTCGAAGCGATATTCACAGTGTAGCCCCAAACATCGTACGACAACCGTGCTCCACTCATGACTCCTGCCACCACAGGTCCCGCATGGATCCCTATGCGCAATCGTGAATGATCAAGGGGCATCGTGGCCCTTCCACTAACGATATAGAGGGCGGCCTTGCACATTCGCTCTACATGGTCCGGTAGATATTCAGATGCTCCACAGATCGCCATGAAGGAGTCTCCGATCGTTTTGAGTCGTTCACAACCAAACATCGCGCACACCCTGTCCATCTCCGTGAACAGATCTTCGAGGAGGATAACAAGATGCTCCGGCTCCATCGATGACGCCATCTTCGTGAAGCCAACAATGTCGGCGAACATGATTGTAACGTCATTCATGTTGTCGGCTATATGCGTTTCTCCAGCCATGAGCCTACTCGCAACACGTGGCGGTAGGACGGCATTGAGGATCTTGTTGCGCTCTTCGTCTCGAAATCGTATTGCGTTGCGCTCGTGATCGAGCCGTGACCGCACTGATGCCAACTCGATCGTCCGCTCGATCTCCTTCTCGTACATGGATCTGTGTAGTTCCGAGCACGAACGCTGAACGTGAAATGCATCTTGATACCGGTCCTGAACGGTATACAATTCAGCGAGAATTCGTCCATAATCGATTGCATGTGAAAGATCACCATTCTCGGTCATCCATTGGAATGACGCTAGGATGTGGTCTATCGCAATGCCCGTGTTCCCCTCCTGGTGTTCGATCACAGCAATGTTTGCAATGGCCTGGTATTTCAGTGGTTCCACTCCCAAAGTCTCAGCAAGAGCCACGGCCTTCATCGACATTTCACGCGCCTCGGATTGTGTGCCTAGTATCGTCAAGAGATCGGCTAACCCAACAAGAGCCCGCAACTGAAACTCATCATTGGAATTGGCACGTGTCATCTCAAGCAATGACTGGTACGATTCAAGCGACTCATCGTGTCTTCGAAGACGTTTTAACGAAATCGCTCTGTTGAGCTGCACCGAATACAAGAGAGTTGGATGTTGCTTTACCTCTGGCTTCTCCAGCAAGAGGTCGTACTCACGCAATGCATCTTGATCCCTACCGACGCTTGGATAGAGAGAGGCAAGATTCAAACGGATGATGATACAGTCCGCAGCATTTTCCTTCGACTTTCCGAGGACATGAAGAGATGACTCATACATCGTGATCGCCTTTGCCGTATCTCCGGCATCAGACGTGATGTTGGCAAGATCGACATAGATCAGGGCTGAGTATTCAACAGA is a window encoding:
- a CDS encoding tetratricopeptide repeat protein → MVGSDEKNQLVSGTLDSELSLLLSRAVFRNDRSAKDRIEVLFSDHPDRTVNREVKDLLECFLLFSARRTRECIDRLLTIIREDQRQKSTDLWVVTMVLLIRAFQRDRRFKEAMALHDDWSPWSESLSLEEQVALHRHVGNTLSLMRRISESQEHLSKAYSLSVDLQSVEYSALIYVDLANITSDAGDTAKAITMYESSLHVLGKSKENAADCIIIRLNLASLYPSVGRDQDALREYDLLLEKPEVKQHPTLLYSVQLNRAISLKRLRRHDESLESYQSLLEMTRANSNDEFQLRALVGLADLLTILGTQSEAREMSMKAVALAETLGVEPLKYQAIANIAVIEHQEGNTGIAIDHILASFQWMTENGDLSHAIDYGRILAELYTVQDRYQDAFHVQRSCSELHRSMYEKEIERTIELASVRSRLDHERNAIRFRDEERNKILNAVLPPRVASRLMAGETHIADNMNDVTIMFADIVGFTKMASSMEPEHLVILLEDLFTEMDRVCAMFGCERLKTIGDSFMAICGASEYLPDHVERMCKAALYIVSGRATMPLDHSRLRIGIHAGPVVAGVMSGARLSYDVWGYTVNIASRIEENSQPGRILCSESVEHVLRNVSGFTFEKHKPLDIKGKGLLSTYWISSTSSTEEELDRSRL
- a CDS encoding transmembrane 220 family protein, which produces MRVISWAMAAVFIGFTVVQFNDADGLIWIAAYGACALLSVLRATGRVPRIGATACALVYTIWAVVLFGQTSGRWWDGEIEREVGGLAISAIWCLVLATQKKRSEMSRF
- a CDS encoding aldo/keto reductase, coding for MNYRLFGRSAMRVSELCLGTMTFGNDWGTGSDYETSKKVFDAYANAGGNFIDTANRYTEGTSETYLGDFLSADRDHFVVATKYTLYTRMGDPNFAGNHRKNMVRALDESLKRLKTDHIDLYWVHAWDDTMQPDELMRSLEYLVSSGKVLHIGISDTPAWIVSCCNSIAELRGWSPFVGLQVEYSLVNRDAERDLLPMAQAFGLTVTPWSPLGAGVLSGKYLQTKSVEGVRLKPDSLRLSERNLRIASVVAEVAAELGVSSPQVALAFLRKHQPGVIPIIGARNEKQLLDNLGSLDVVLSADHMQRLREVSSVVLGWPHDFLAGENIQNLMFGGTRSQIR